One region of Triticum aestivum cultivar Chinese Spring chromosome 6B, IWGSC CS RefSeq v2.1, whole genome shotgun sequence genomic DNA includes:
- the LOC123137788 gene encoding NAC domain-containing protein 7, whose protein sequence is MDTFSHVPPGFRFHPTDEELVDYYLRKKVASKKIDLDVIKDVDLYKIEPWDLQDKCKIGMEEQNDWYFFSHKDKKYPTGTRTNRATSAGFWKATGRDKPIYTNNCLVGMRKTLVFYKGRAPNGQKSDWIMHEYRLETNENGATPEEGWVVCRVFKKRVATVRRMADMNSPCWFDDHGAGGGFMPDLDSPRQLGYQHQNLAAYHSQPQQQQHLYHCKPELEYHHLLPQEAFMQQLPLLESPKPTAYIGHGSSSSVPSSISNHPLAHDGASRFAAHQPPMDHALYTGDSSATDWRLLDKFVASQLFSHDGTNPKEQATHPNPAMQVFQVENKHDQALDYASTSAGGSGGGSAHLWK, encoded by the exons ATGGACACTTTCTCCCATGTTCCACCGGGTTTCCGGTTTCATCCTACTGACGAGGAGCTCGTTGATTATTACTTGAGGAAGAAGGTGGCATCAAAGAAGATTGACCTGGACGTCATAAAGGACGTTGATTTGTACAAAATCGAGCCATGGGATCTCCAAG ACAAGTGCAAGATCGGTATGGAGGAGCAGAACGACTGGTACTTCTTCAGCCACAAGGACAAGAAGTACCCAACGGGCACCCGCACCAACAGGGCGACGAGCGCGGGGTTCTGGAAGGCGACGGGGAGGGACAAACCCATCTACACCAACAACTGCCTCGTCGGGATGAGGAAGACGCTCGTCTTCTACAAGGGCCGTGCGCCCAACGGCCAGAAGTCGGACTGGATCATGCATGAGTACCGCCTCGAGACCAACGAGAACGGAGCCACGCCC GAGGAAGGATGGGTGGTCTGCCGGGTGTTCAAGAAGCGAGTCGCAACGGTGCGGAGGATGGCAGATATGAACTCGCCTTGCTGGTTCGACGACCATGGCGCTGGCGGTGGGTTCATGCCGGATCTCGACTCGCCGAGGCAGCTCGGGTACCAGCACCAGAACTTGGCGGCGTACCACAgccagccgcagcagcagcagcatctgtaCCACTGCAAGCCAGAGCTGGAGTACCATCACCTCCTGCCGCAGGAGGCCTTCATGCAACAGCTTCCTCTTCTGGAGAGCCCCAAGCCTACAGCCTACATTGGccacggcagcagcagcagcgtacCATCGTCAATCAGCAACCACCCCCTTGCGCACGACGGAGCCTCCAGGTTCGCAGCGCATCAACCGCCGATGGACCATGCACTTTACACCGGTGACTCGTCGGCCACGGACTGGAGGCTCCTCGACAAGTTCGTCGCGTCTCAGCTGTTCAGTCATGACGGTACCAATCCCAAGGAGCAGGCCACTCACCCCAATCCGGCTATGCAGGTGTTCCAGGTTGAGAACAAGCATGATCAGGCCTTGGACTACGCTTCAACGTCTGCCGGCGGCTCCGGCGGAGGCTCGGCTCATCTGTGGAAATAG
- the LOC123137789 gene encoding thylakoid lumenal protein TL20.3, chloroplastic, which translates to MALASTSPLAATAARPKASAPLTRCRSGRLQRISCQATTDRPRGGNASNTSPAPPRWRVAVSAALAAAVVAAMPAHADLNKYEADQRGEFGIGSAAQFGNADLKNTVHVNENFRRANFTSADMRESDFSGSTFNGAYMEKAVAFRANFTGADLSDTLMDRMVLNEANLTNAVLSRTVLTRSDLGGATIEGADFSDAVIDLPQKLALCKYASGTNPVTGVSTRKSLGCGNSRRNAYGSPSSPLLSAPPPKLLDRDGFCDEASGLCDAK; encoded by the exons ATGGCTCTCGCTTCCACCTCCCCTCTTGCCGCCACCGCCGCTCGACCTAAGGCTTCCGCTCCCCTCACGCGCTGTCGTTCAGGCCGCCTACAACGCATCTCCTGCCAGGCGACCACCGACCGCCCCCGCGGCGGCAATGCGTCGAACACGTCGCCGGCGCCGCCGAGGTGGCGCGTAGCGGTCTCTGCAGCTCTCGCGGCCGCCGTAGTCGCAGCGATGCCTGCCCACGCAGATCTGAACAAGTACGAGGCGGATCAGAGGGGCGAGTTTGGCATCGGCTCAGCCGCGCAGTTCGGCAATGCGGACCTCAA AAACACTGTGCATGTTAACGAAAACTTCAG GCGGGCGAACTTCACATCTGCTGATATGAGGGAATCAGATTTTAGTGGTTCCACATTCAATGGTGCCTATATGGAAAAGGCTGTTGCTTTCAGAGCAAATTTCACAG GTGCAGATTTGAGTGACACTTTAATGGATCGCATG GTTCTCAATGAAGCTAATCTCACAAATGCTGTGCTTTCACGGACCGTCCTTACACGTAGTGATCTCGGTGGAGCAACCATTGAAGGTGCTGACTTCAGTGATGCTGTTATTGACCTACCACAGAAACTG GCTTTGTGCAAATATGCAAGCGGGACCAATCCTGTAACTGGAGTCAGCACCCGGAAAAGCCTTGGATGTGGCAACAGTCGCCGGAACGCATATGGGAGCCCTTCCTCCCCTCTTTTAAGTGCCCCGCCACCTAAACTTCTGGACCGTGAtggtttctgtgatgaagctaGTGGTTTGTGTGATGCGAAGTGA